In the genome of Actinomadura graeca, one region contains:
- a CDS encoding class I SAM-dependent methyltransferase — translation MTDLRHPIFARLYPRLDAASVKAGGDAHRAELLDGASGRVLEVGAGYGANFPHYPAAVTEVIALEPEPRLRGMAVTAAARAPVPVSVRPGLAESLDLDDASFDVAVASLVLCSVRDPVRALAEMRRVLRPGGELRYYEHVRGGTARKIRFQRYADLAWPLVAGGCHVSRRTDEYIAGSGFTVRGERRFEFPPGRLPNPASPHVIGVAVRD, via the coding sequence ATGACCGATCTCAGGCATCCGATCTTCGCCCGGCTCTACCCGCGCCTGGACGCCGCCTCCGTGAAGGCGGGCGGCGACGCCCACCGCGCCGAGCTGCTGGACGGGGCGTCCGGCCGGGTGCTGGAGGTGGGCGCCGGGTACGGGGCGAACTTCCCGCACTACCCGGCCGCCGTGACCGAGGTGATCGCGCTGGAGCCCGAGCCGCGGCTGCGCGGCATGGCCGTGACCGCGGCCGCCCGGGCGCCGGTCCCGGTGTCGGTGCGCCCGGGCCTCGCCGAGTCCCTGGACCTGGACGACGCGTCGTTCGACGTCGCCGTGGCGTCGCTGGTGCTGTGCTCGGTGCGCGACCCCGTCCGCGCGCTGGCCGAGATGCGGCGCGTGCTCAGGCCCGGCGGCGAGCTGCGCTACTACGAGCACGTCCGCGGCGGGACGGCCCGCAAGATCCGCTTCCAGCGGTACGCCGACCTGGCCTGGCCGCTGGTCGCCGGCGGCTGCCACGTGTCCCGCCGCACGGACGAGTACATCGCCGGCAGCGGCTTCACCGTCCGCGGCGAGCGCCGGTTCGAGTTCCCGCCCGGCCGGCTGCCCAACCCGGCCTCCCCGCACGTGATCGGCGTGGCCGTCCGGGACTGA
- a CDS encoding cysteine dioxygenase: MTVITESSTPAKPPATAPFAPPRLAERARELARDSGQWLHRVRLDPEGRWYERLHQDADHEVWVISWLPGQSTGFHDHGGSSGAFAVALGTLREHRVRVARDVGAGEARSFGPDYVHDVRNTSDAPAVSVHVYSPPLSSMRRYDLDASGGLVQLADESAEDW, encoded by the coding sequence ATGACCGTCATCACCGAATCGAGCACGCCCGCGAAGCCGCCCGCCACCGCGCCGTTCGCGCCGCCGCGGCTGGCCGAGCGCGCCCGCGAACTCGCCCGCGACTCCGGGCAGTGGCTGCACCGGGTCCGGCTGGACCCCGAGGGCCGCTGGTACGAGCGGCTCCACCAGGACGCCGACCACGAGGTCTGGGTGATCAGCTGGCTGCCCGGCCAGTCGACCGGGTTCCACGACCACGGCGGCTCGTCCGGGGCCTTCGCGGTCGCCCTCGGGACGCTGCGCGAGCACCGCGTCCGCGTGGCGCGGGACGTGGGCGCCGGCGAGGCCCGCTCGTTCGGCCCCGACTACGTGCACGACGTCCGCAACACCTCCGACGCCCCGGCGGTGAGCGTCCACGTGTACTCCCCGCCGCTGTCGTCCATGCGGCGCTACGACCTCGACGCCTCGGGCGGCCTGGTCCAGCTCGCGGACGAGTCCGCCGAGGACTGGTGA
- a CDS encoding putative leader peptide yields MGQARGVTFTSLHERLHVDLRRQASALCRRPSR; encoded by the coding sequence ATGGGTCAGGCTCGGGGTGTGACGTTCACCAGTCTCCACGAGCGCCTGCACGTCGACCTGCGCCGCCAGGCCAGCGCGCTGTGTCGCCGGCCGTCCCGCTGA
- a CDS encoding sensor histidine kinase yields MNEPSRSETGRRVRLVRGISAALVPGHDDPAVTLLPRRMLLRVPILLFLLAMTIGFTAGSIAIATQVYHVDTGWAWPLGILQAAPLVFAARWPLAAWRVAGVGLLLTVVVRHGVGFMPWPVTAILALIVILFFAGVGCDRQTTLGVGAVTIVGTLVPAVLFGMPGWFGMILAGIVVVALTFGDAVGGRHSAVEELRRREEQHRQDLARQAVLEERARIARELHDVVAHHMSVIAMQAEAAPYKIPDLPEAARQTFGVVRDAAREALTETRRVVGLLRSDDEGAERAPQPGLDRLDDLAATARRYGLSVATVIVGMPRPLDAGVDLSAFRIVQESLSNAARYAPGSRVHVEIKYGTATLTVAVTDDGARTTPEESHGGGHGLVGMRERVTMLGGSLSAGARDSGGWEVVAELPYGDAG; encoded by the coding sequence ATGAACGAACCATCGCGCTCCGAGACCGGCAGGCGGGTCAGGCTGGTGCGGGGCATCAGCGCGGCCCTCGTGCCGGGCCACGACGACCCGGCCGTCACCCTGCTGCCGCGGCGGATGCTGCTGCGGGTGCCGATCCTGCTGTTCCTGCTGGCCATGACCATCGGCTTCACCGCCGGGTCGATCGCCATCGCGACCCAGGTGTACCACGTCGACACCGGCTGGGCCTGGCCGCTCGGCATCCTGCAGGCGGCCCCGCTGGTCTTCGCGGCCCGGTGGCCGCTGGCGGCCTGGCGCGTCGCGGGGGTGGGGCTGCTGCTGACGGTCGTGGTCCGGCACGGCGTGGGCTTCATGCCGTGGCCGGTCACCGCGATCCTCGCGCTGATCGTCATCCTGTTCTTCGCGGGCGTCGGCTGCGACCGCCAGACCACCCTCGGCGTGGGCGCGGTCACCATCGTCGGGACGCTCGTGCCCGCCGTGCTGTTCGGGATGCCGGGCTGGTTCGGGATGATCCTCGCCGGCATCGTGGTGGTCGCCCTCACCTTCGGCGACGCGGTCGGGGGCCGCCACTCGGCCGTGGAGGAGCTGCGCCGGCGCGAGGAGCAGCACCGCCAGGACCTGGCCCGTCAGGCGGTGCTGGAGGAGCGCGCCCGCATCGCCCGCGAGCTGCACGACGTGGTGGCGCACCACATGTCGGTGATCGCGATGCAGGCCGAGGCCGCCCCGTACAAGATCCCGGACCTGCCGGAGGCGGCGCGGCAGACGTTCGGGGTGGTCCGCGACGCCGCCCGCGAGGCGCTCACCGAGACCCGCCGCGTGGTGGGGCTGCTGCGCTCCGACGACGAGGGCGCCGAGCGCGCGCCGCAGCCCGGCCTCGACCGGCTGGACGACCTGGCCGCGACCGCCCGCCGCTACGGCCTGTCGGTCGCCACCGTGATCGTCGGGATGCCGCGGCCGCTGGACGCCGGTGTGGACCTGTCGGCGTTCCGCATCGTCCAGGAGTCGCTGAGCAACGCCGCCCGGTACGCGCCGGGCTCGCGCGTGCACGTGGAGATCAAGTACGGGACGGCCACGCTGACGGTCGCGGTCACCGACGACGGGGCCCGCACCACGCCGGAGGAGTCGCACGGCGGCGGCCACGGCCTGGTCGGGATGCGCGAGCGCGTGACGATGCTGGGCGGCAGCCTGTCGGCGGGCGCCCGCGACTCCGGCGGCTGGGAGGTGGTCGCCGAGCTGCCCTACGGGGACGCGGGCTGA
- a CDS encoding LuxR C-terminal-related transcriptional regulator, protein MIRDGLAALLSSDPEIEVIGQAGNGREAVTMARELDPDVIVMDIRMPEMDGLAATAELIGEPAADADPAGTRPKVLVLTTFDLDEYVYEALGSGASGFLLKDASAADLVNGVRVVAAGDALLAPSITRRLIGDFARRRRHQRPSPNATAGLTPRELDVLRLIARGLSNAEIAGELVLAEQTIKTHVGHVLTKLALRDRTQAVVYAYENGLVG, encoded by the coding sequence ATGATCCGCGACGGGCTCGCGGCGCTGCTGTCCTCCGACCCCGAGATCGAGGTGATCGGGCAGGCGGGCAACGGCCGCGAGGCGGTGACGATGGCCCGCGAGCTCGACCCGGACGTGATCGTGATGGACATCCGGATGCCGGAGATGGACGGGCTGGCCGCCACCGCCGAGCTGATCGGCGAGCCCGCCGCCGACGCCGACCCCGCGGGGACGCGGCCCAAGGTGCTGGTGCTCACCACCTTCGACCTGGACGAGTACGTCTACGAGGCGCTCGGCTCCGGCGCCAGCGGGTTCCTGCTGAAGGACGCCTCGGCCGCCGACCTGGTGAACGGCGTCCGGGTCGTGGCGGCGGGCGACGCGCTGCTGGCGCCGTCGATCACCCGGCGGCTGATCGGGGACTTCGCGCGGCGGCGGCGGCACCAGCGCCCGAGCCCGAACGCGACCGCCGGGCTGACCCCGCGCGAGCTGGACGTGCTGAGGCTGATCGCCCGGGGGCTGTCCAACGCCGAGATCGCCGGGGAGCTGGTCCTGGCCGAGCAGACGATCAAGACGCACGTCGGGCACGTGCTGACCAAGCTCGCGCTGCGCGACCGCACCCAGGCCGTCGTCTACGCCTACGAGAACGGCCTCGTCGGCTGA